TGTCTTTGGTATTTCTCCACCATTGAGTCTTACAATCCTTTCATATATGTTTCTAGTTTTACTAAACTTAGCCTTACTTAATTGAAAGCTTTTAAATTCTAGAGTGTCTGGCCAAATTACTAACTTAGCATTAAATACATCTCTAGTTCCATCCACTAAAAGTATATTTTCTACAAAAGTATACACCAATGGACATGTGTGACAAAGTTTTATTTAGTAAGAAAACAAGTGGAGGTATCACGAGTGAATTTCCTATCACTATAGGTTTGCATCAGAATGCAACATCAAGCCCTTACTTTTTGTATAAATTCTACTTGCCTTCTTTgataattttatctttaaacaTGTCTTATTTCTCCTCCTTCAAATTCTACCACCTAATCCTTGGGTTTCTTTGTCTAATACCTCTTACTTTCCATCTTCTAATACAAATATCTAATACCTTTACCACTGTATGTTGAGTGATTAAACTTTCTCTCGGTATTATGTTACAACCTTTACAACATTAGAATGAAATAACGCTTGTCCCACTTTTGAAGATGGAAATTGTGATTTCTTCATCTAGAACTAAGTCATAATTAATACCCAATCATACGATATTACAGAGTATAGATAGCATCTTTTAGTTCAAAACCTTACTCCATATCCTTGGCCCTATGAATTTTTCAAAGTTCCCACAATCATTtccaatatattcaagtttccTTCAATAAAAATCCTTTCCCCGTTTGGCAACCCATGAATCAATTCATTCATGTCCTCCAAAAAGTTTTGCTTAATGGATTCTTCTTATCCAATTTGAGTGTTTGCATAAATTATGTAGTTTGTCTCTTCTCCTAAGACAGTATTTATTAACATAATTTTGTCCCCTTTCCTCTAAACctcaatttccttttttaaatcTTTATCTATAATCCTTATCCcgtttctatttttatatattcttgTATACCTACCATAAATTATACTCAATTATGTTCAATTTCTCAACTACCCACTTAGTCTCATGAATGCATCATATTAATTTTCCTCCCAACCATTGTACCTACTATTTTCATTAGTTTCTTAGTTAAATAACTTATACCATTGCACACCTTGGTGTGATGGTtactctataagtataagtacttgtggggtgtaGGGGGCAAGGGCCgagattcaagtctctaggagggggcttcacacacatatacacttagattatcttagaatagaatttctatcttgtataaaaaattaaaaaaaaaaaaaaaaaaaaaacctatattcCAAGTGTACACGAATCCTATTCCATTAGgctaactttttttatttgcaCTCATCCATAAAAATGCAGGAACTCTTAATGATAGATGAAGAATTGGATTAGGATCTTCTAGAATTCTAAGGCTAATTCTAccatcaaattaataaaatgctATATACCCATTTTGAAATGAGTAGATTAGATTTTATTATGATATCAGCATTTGATCAAACCTAGCTATTATTGTTTCAGTATTGTTTAACTATTGATGGTGTGATAAAATCTAATTCATTCATTTCATAATATATAGATTGAGTTACAATGGATTTATTTAATGACTTTTGTTAATATAGACCTTTTTCATTGAAAGTGGCTCAACGGCCTAAAAAATATAGCTAGACCGTGTTGGGTTTTCCCCTCCTTAACTAGTTTACCATCCTAAACAAATGTTCTAACAACATCCTTATTTAAAATCTTTAAAGCAGTACTATCTAGAAAGTGACATGCCGCAACCATATTGCCCAGATTtgtgcccaaaaaaaaaggcgTGTTTGGGAGGTAGAAGAAGAACATGGATGGTCAACATCAACCACTAAAGCTGAAtgcaacccaaaataaaaaaccagtCAACTTTCTAATCCCAACAACTTAGATCTCCCAGTTCTCCGTTTGCCAGTCACCAAAGCTGTCACTCTAGCCTTCTCCCTTATTACCGTTAATGAAAGACCTCAAAAGAGTCAAGCACTAAGCAcacaaattaaagaaaaacgaaaaacaaaaaaataaaaataaaataaaataataaaaaaatagaaccccaataaacaaaacaaaaagaaaactccAGCAAGCCAAACCCACATACCTTCCTTCCAAGCCATCCAAAGCACCCCATTCACTTCTCAACTCAATAGTAcacaagcacaagcacaagcacaagCAAAGCAAAGAGTAGTATAACCCAAGAAACACTCAATTCCTCTCTTTTCACACAAACAAACTCCAATTCCATTCCAAACCCACAACTCAAATAAATCCACAAACCAGAGAAATGCCAGAAACAGATAATATTAGCTCCTCAAAACCCCCACAAATCTCCGAAATGTTCACAAAATTTGCTCAGGCTTTCAAGTCCAAGACCTTCGAATTCTTCACGGAAATCGAACCCATCGACGATTCTGATGGGTACTCACTACTTGACTCAGCTGAAGAAGTCATCACAGACCAGAAAGTCGTGGTGATCAAGCCTGACCCAACTCGTCAAGCTCCCTCTTTTGGGATAGAGCCAACACCGCCACCATCAGCGATAACAAGGCCATGGAGTCAGACCCAGATGAAAACTGTGGATACCCAGGTGAGCCAGACACTGATTTCGTCGGTTTTCGCTACGGTTTCGTCGTTTGAAGCTTCGTACTTTCAGTTACAGACAGCCCACGTTCCGTTTGTTGAGGAAAATGTGAAGGAAGCGGATAGAGCTTTGGTCTCACACCTGCATAGGTTGTCTGAGTTCAAGCAATTCTACAAGGATTTAGTGAAGAACCCGGATTTTGATGCTGATTTGGGAATTGGGTCTTGCTTGGAAGCTCAGGTGCAAGAGAATCAGAGCAAGTTGCGGATACTTGGGACCGTTTCGAACCGGTTACAGTCGGAGATTGATCAGAAAGACAACGAGGTTTTGGCTCTGAAGAAGAAGCTGGGTGAGATTCGTAAGTCTAATTTGAAGTTGTCCAAGAAGTTGTCTGGTAATTTCGATTCATCTTGTGAGGTTTTTTTGTCTGTTAGAGTATTTGATTCTGTGTTACATGATGCTTGTAGAGCAACACATAGGTTTACTAAGATTTTGATTGAATTGATGACAAAAGCTATGTGGGATTTGGATTTGGCTGCCAATTCTGTTTATTTGGATATTGAGTATGCGAAAAAGGGGCATAATCGTTATGCGTTTTTGTCGTATGTTTGTTTAGGGATGTTTAGGGGATTTGATTTAAAAGGGTTTGGATTGGGTGAGAATGATATTGTGTGTAATGGGCATGTTTTGAATTCGGAAAAGAATGGTACTTCTATGAAGCAATTACTCGAGCATGTATCGAGCAATCCTATGGAGTTGCTAAGTATGAATCAGAGttgtgatttttcaaaattttgtgagAATAAGTATCAAGAGCTTGTCAACCCCACCATGGAATCGTCAATTTTCAGTAATTTGGCCCATAAAGAAGTGATATTGAATTCATGGAAATCATTGAGTGTGTTCTATGACTCGTTTGTTAGAATGGCTAGCTCAATATGGACACTACATAAGTTGGCATTTTCGTTTGATCCTGTGGTTGAGATTTTTCAAGTGGAGAGAGGTGTGGATTTCTCGATGGTGTACATGGAAGATGTCACAAGGAGATGTATATTGCCAGGTAAAACTAGAGCAAAGGTGGGGTTCACTGTGGTTCCAGGTTTTAAAATCGGAAGGACAATAATTCAAGCACAGGTTTATTTAAATGGCTTGAAATGTACAGAGTTAGGAGTTGATGAAGTTGCTAATTGTGGGAATGGTAGTGAACAAGACAGATTTATTAGGTAATCCAAAATAGGTTGTTTTCGTTTTGGTTTTCAGGCTTGGTTTGCTGGTCAAAATTTAGTGATTGAATTCCACGAAATCAATGTTGGAGGTTCTATATCAAAGAATGATGCCTGTCTTACAAAGCTCAAGAAGGAAACTGTGGAAATACACACTCATAAATACAAGCTTCTTGCTACGATACTGAAGTGGGAGTTACTATGGTACAGCAACTCTTTCAGCTATCTTGTGATATGTAGCTATAACTCTATCTGGTTTGTGAATTCGGTTTTCCTTTCTTGTATGTTAAGTCTTTTATAGAGTAAACTGTATAGagcctttttctttctctcccccTCTTTTTGTGTTCATTTGACACAAATACGTCGTGAAATTGTGTATCTTAATCAGTGACTCTAACAAATAATTATAGTGTTTTGACTTTCAATTGTAAATTGTTACTGCACGAATGAATGATTTCATTAAACATTTACGTTTTTGAGATATAATTATTAGATACtctaattgaaaatttcttaaTCCCAGAAGAAACGGTCATCATAATTTGCTTATGCTGATGTCTCAGATTTGTTATCACTGAATCACAGCGATAACAGAGTGAACGGTGGAATCCTTTGGATGCTGTTtttggagggatggaaaagcacgaatgttgtttttttttggggggggtggggaatGGGAAGGAAAGGATGGTTTGGATGCTGTTTTGCATTCCATTCTagtcctctctcttctcttacttTTGGGTACCGACTGGATTGTCGATTGccagtttttgttttgtgaagtCACCTTTTTGTCATTCAGCTTCAAGACAAAACAATCTCTTATCTCTTTTGAAGGGTGTGTCAGTGTGCgtgaaaataatattgttatttgttataatcatattcttcttcttctttcttctttcttaaaTGAGTAAGTGCTACAATTTTGCCACAACAGTGGACAATAAGTGGTAAAAAAAAGTCGTGAATTCATGTAAAAGTGGTGGTTCACATTCACAATTGACCACTTCAATAAGTTGTGGCAAAGCGTATGATTATAGAAGaacttaaattttttctaaatagatatatcattatttttttctcttcgtTACAAACATCTATAGTccaaaaaataactcaatttaacttttcttcctttcatttctttttgggTGCACACTTAAACACACTATTAAGCACTAGTGCAATCCATTATCAATGCCATCATTGACAGTCATCAAGTCTGCTTGGCTTTGtttcaaagtaatttttttttaattttatttttattatatcctGGGGAGTGGGGATGAATCACAAAAACCCTCTTGCTTCTATCATTAtgcttttttatcttttgttttgctttccATTTAATTTCCCTCGAATGTTTATATCCAATTATTTGCTTCTATATATGATCATTCCAGGCAAGATAATGATGCTTTGGTCTTCATTGTTGTGTTGTTTTGtgttattatcttatttttttggtttcttttaaaCTTGATGAATTGATGATAGTTGTTTCGGCAAAAAGAATTGATGATAGTTTTTAGCTTAAATGAGCTTTTAATTCCTTAGTTTAATACGTTTTCAAAGTTAGATGAGTTTGTTTAGTTTTTGCGTCCTCTACCTCCTTTGGTCGGGCTGTTCATTGAAATTAGCTATGGGCCGAGCCCATTCTAGAATTAGAATGTCTTTCTATGTTAAGGTTGGGCTTCAAggtaattataatttttaaacgtTGAACTCCAACCTGACAAAGTCATTCTATACCTGACAAAGTCATTCTATGTGGGCGTTGATCCTACCCAAACAATTTTATATAAACACTTTAAATTCACCTAAATTCAAACCCAATAAAATCTTAGTTAATTCCTTTTGATATTCAAAAATATGTTCTTGTATTTTACAATAATCATGTTTGGACTTATTTGTTTGTGCTAAATTGTCCAGTAAAAATGTGCTTTCTAATTATTATGAGAATGGTCTAAAATATATGAGAGCCTTTCAATTTTGAGACCTAGTCTTTAAATTAGTCATCTATTAGGGGTGTATATTTAACCCACCAACCTAAAAGTCATCAAATAGCCCACATTTCACAGGCCAGCCTAGTAACCTGTCAAACCATTGGGCTAATGGATAGTCTGATCTAGTATTATCAAAGGCTTGTGGGTAATCCAGTAGCCCAATGAGGCCATGCACCAATTTTTTACCCATGGGCACCCATTGGGTCATTAGCTCAGTCCTTTAACTCGTaatttgtaacaaaataatttgggtcTTCGCCCATGGGCACCCACTAGGTCATTAGCTTGACCCTTTAactcaaaatttgtaaaaaaagaatttggGTAAGGTGGGGGGGGTTGAACTTAAGGCATGAGAGAGTAATAATTTAAGGTAAACACCTAACCACTAGAATACATAatgtgattatcaaaaaaaaaaaaaaactagaatacATTATGTGATTTTACTAAATTACgcttattaaatatatatcttGCTAGTAGCTTGGtgactttgatttttttttttttttttaagttgaaaatttcgttaaaagttagaaaaaaggaaaaaaaaaaaactaattaaaaacttaataaaaaacatttatttggtttgacaacaattttttaaaaaaaattatttgattctttccttttttttttttttttttttttttagggggaaaTGGAAACCCACTAAAAAAGCCCATTTGTAGTCCATTTGGCTCAACTCTTTAAAGATAAAGTGGGCATTGGCCATGGGTTGGGGTTTTCTTTTCGGGCCTAATTTAACCCATTGTCAACCTTTACACCAATCCAATAGTTTAGACACGACCCAATCCAACCCATCCCCACAccttttgttggatttttatgGGTTGATGGATTTTGTGGGTCGTAATTCTTTTTAACGTTGGAATTGGGttagcaaaattttcaattcaagtaACATGACCTAAccatattattaatagtttaaaagaaaagtaaaaagaatatgTGCTCTAAGCCTATAATAGACtaagaatagttttttttaaactttactACACCTATAGTTTTTAGCATCCTATTTGAGGACTTACAGGCACCAAAAGTGGTACCTTGAATACTTTTTGAATGAAAATCTAACTTTGCTTATTTTCAAGGTTTTAAACAGAGCTTTTCGAATTGTCATGCATGTTAACCCATCTAATCAAAGCTCATGTAGTGCCCTTTCTAGATGCatctcattttcaaaaatttgacaaCATTTGACcaaagtaaataataatttttaactaCTCCAACACAGCCAAAATTTTACCAAGTGTTAATTCAATTGCTTGATTTTATGATATTTTACCCAATTAAATCTGATTTTGCTACATAAGCATTCAAAATGAAAGGAATTCCACCAAGGATGGAGCCACATTTAGGCAAATCAAAAGGTCCAATATTTGGACAAATCTCAAATAAACCAAGTCAAACCTACTCAAACtgatattttttagtatttgcatgaaatttttgatattttacatctttttttgggggagggCGGGGCGCGGGGGGGGGGGATCAGCTTGGTTGAATAGATTTTTAGCAACTTAGGTACAACTGGTGGTTAGATAGTAATGTTACAGGTGCCCTTGTTGTGTGAAAATTGGCAATTAACTAGGGCAAAATGAGAAATGAAAATGGGTATGACATTTAACTATACACTAATGGTTTAAAATCGAAAATGatatctttctttattaatgTATCTAACATCACGACcaataacataaataatataatcaaaGACAGGACAAATCAATATcattcaatataaaaatttaactcccacataacattttttttgcttttgaaataCTTCAATTAACATAGCTTCTAGGAATTAAATACAAGCTAGTAAAAATCTGGTAATATGAAGTGATGGGCCAATCTTGAGATTCCTCCAATTCTATCTAAAATCACAGCACgctaaaaaagtgaaacacAACAAAGTAAATAAATGGATAAAGGATAAGATAGAAGAATATGATTCTGCTGTAAATGAGCTGAGTTTTGTCGAGTAGTGAATGTTCAAGCTTAGCTCGATAGCAAAAGTAGaatgttcaagcttggcttgAGCTTGATACGAGCCTACAAATAGTGTTCAAACTTAAGCTTGTTATAAGGTATAAAATTttgagcttggcttggcttgactTGGTTcattagtcaagccaagctcGAGCTCTATATCAAGCCCAAACTCAAGCTCAATATCAtgtttttgagcttgagatctaACACCAAGTATATTATCAAGCCTATATCAAGTTTATTATCTAGCCTATTTGGTTTGGATGAGTGGACtcaacttataattaattaaagttttagaaGGATATGAGTTTACTTGTCAAactcatatcaattttattaccaaactcataaataagCCTAGGCTTAACTTGTTTTGATACTTTTGTATAAAGCCTTGGTGTTCACGAGCTTAttcatgaacaatattttttactcgGACTcggcttgtttattaaataagcctaaaatgaaagcttaaacttggcttgtttataaacaaacaaacatgaacaagCTTTTTATTGAACCAAGCTCGAGCTAGTTATGAACGGCTTGGTTCATTTATAGCTCTAGATACTAGTAAGACATGTAGGAGGTCAATTATCTAAAAATGAtgtttaataaacaaaagaaaagtaatatTATATAAAGTTTATTATGTTTGCATTACTAGGTTGAATTAGcttctttctaaaaaaagaagaagaagaagcttgaATTAGCTTGCTTATCGTATTTGCAAAATAAGGCTTTTATATCATTCCTTAACTcctcatcaaattaaaaattaggaaTTTTATAGTATATGATTATTGCCCATTAGAATCTTCTATAAGGGGCCTGTTTGGTTAGAAAGGTGGAAAAGTGGGGGATAGAAATAGGAAATAAATAGAAAAGTGATAGAAGAGATGTAGTTTTCTCTCCTATGTCTTTtgttgggaggatggaaaaatggagagatggaaaactatgaaaaatgaagttggtataaatttacaattatgtccctattaaataaaacaaaaagcaacacaatttttaattaaaatttgtgttatAGACacttcactatatatatatatattgtggggcccaacaattcgtggaccaggcccatttgcccttagagagtccgagggcccaatccgaggagaactgtggcccaagctccatgacgcagagcacagaccaattttgggaggcagccgaggacagtctagtcctcggcaggcccataatccgcccagaataaagggataaattcgtaaggaaatccaaaataccttggggcgattaccctaaatacccttctggataaggcccaatgcctgacagaaccgtactctgcagctttatcaagtcatccccaacaattccgggattacactgatgggaccaatgtcagtatttgtaaagactgaccctacacgtggacgaaggacatcgaatgcacgctagtataaaaggagaagtaagtgaatctagtagggggaggaaaaaagaaaaagacttcatgaataagatcgccggaacgatccatacACAGAACggagaaggtcctccgttggacagccggaaaggatcacaagggtcctcggatcaagtccgaggagcccattctcagaagtggcagcatggcggggctttaaacgtttaggcccagtccattttccacagggacctttctgaaatccagaccggaccatcgccccgtgaccaagcccaagcttttcaagcccactctctacaaatcgtattgtgagggatctctcccgcgtgaacccaaaaatgtcactgggccgcgcaggaatcgtgtccttacaattggcgccgtctgtgggaaagcatgcgcgcttggcgcaggtggcggtggagtcaactctctactaagcaaaaattcacggagcttcctccgtctcctttgacgtgcagctgttgttccgacataaacttctgctaggggctacgccttgcagcgcccatggcgtaggcagccctaggggctcttggcctcaagccggctctccccgccctgatctaggggcttacatccgaaaaacaaacaagcacaaaaaacaaatctcataagctttggacagaaccaaggtcttgcatggtcctcggactcaaacctatggggaaaccaggcacaagagatgaaaatcaaaagctttgacAAGAACCAAGgtcattgcatggtcctcgaactcaaacctatggggaaaccaagcacaagagatcaaaatcaaaagctttggacagaaccaaggtcttgcatggtccacggactcaagcctgtggggaaaccaagcacaaaaaacaaatctcataagctttggacagaaccaaggtcttgcatggtcctcggactcaaacctatggggaaaccaagcacaagagatcaaaatcaaaagctttggacagaaccaaggtcttgcatggtccacggactcaagcctgtggggaaaccaagcacaaaaaaacaaatctaataagctttggacagaaccaaggtcttgcatggtcctcggactcaaacctatggggaaaccaagtacaagagatgaaaatcaaaagctttggacagaaccaaggtcttgcatggtcctcggactcaaacctatggggaaaccaagcacaagagatcaaaatcaaaagctttggacagaaccaaggtcttgcatggtccacggactcaagcctgtgaggaaaccaagcacaaaaaacaaatctcataagctttggacagaaccaaggtcttgcatggtcctcggactcaaacctatgggaaaaccaagcataagagatcaaaatcaaaagctttggacagaaccaaggtcttgcatggtccacggactcaagcctgtggggaaaccaagcacaaaaaacaaatctcataagctttggacagaaccaaggtcttgcatggtcctcgaactcaaacctatggggaaaccaagcacaagagatcaaaatcaaaagctttggacagaaccaaggtcttgcatggtccacggactcaagcctgtggggaaaccaagcacaaaaaacaaatctcattagctttggacagaaccaaggtcttgcatggtcctcggactcaaacctatggggaaaccaagtacaagagatgaaaatttcaaaagcttggacagaaccaaggtcttgccaTGGGTCCACGGATCAAGcctggggaaaccaagcacaaaaaaacaaatactcATAAGCTTGCGACAAACcaaaggtcttgcatggtcctcggaaactcaaacctatgggcgAAACCAGttacaagagatgaaaaatcaaaagtttttgacagaaccaaggtcttgcatggtccacggactcaagcctgtggggaaaccaagcacaaaaaaaaaacaaatctcacaagctttggacagaaccaaggtcttgcatggtcctcggactcaaacctatggggaaaccaagtacaagagatgaaaatcaaaagctttggacagaaccaaggtcttgcatggtccacggactcaagcctgtggggaaaccaagcacaaaaaacaaatctcataagctttggacagaaccaaggtcttgcatggtcctcggactcaaacctatggggaaaccaagcacaagagatcaaaatcaaaagctttggacagaaccaaggtcttgcatggtccacggactcaagcctgtggggaaaccaagcacaaaaaacaaatctcataagctttggacagaaccaaggtcttgcatggtcctcggactcaaacctatggggaaaccaagcacaagagatcaaaatcaaaagctttggacagaaccaaggtcttgcatggtccacagactcaagcctgtggggaaaccaagcacaaaaaacaaatctcataagctttggacagaaccaggtcttgcatggtccacggactcaagctgtcggggaaaccaagcacaaaaacaatctataagctttggacagacaaggtcttgcatggtcctcggactcaaactatggggaaaccaagtacaagagatgaaatcAAAaatttggacagaaccaaggggtcttgcatggtccacggactcaagcctgtggggaaaccaagcacaaaaaacaaatctcataagctttggacagaaccaaggtcttgcatggtcctcggactcaaacctatggggaaaccaagcacaagagatcaaaatcaaaagctttggacagaaccaaggtcttgcatggtccacggactcaagcctgtggggaaaccaagcacaaaaaacaaatctcataagctttggacagaaccaaggtcttgcatggtcctcggactcaaacctatggggaaaccaagcacaagagatcaaaatcaaaagttttggacagaaccaaggccttgcatggtccacggactcaagcctgtggggaaaccaagcacaaaaaacaaatctcataagctttggacagaaccaaggtcttgcatggtcctcggactcaaacctatggggaaaccaagtacaagagatgaaaatcaaaagctttggacagaaccaaggtcttgcatggtccacggactcaagcctgtggggaaaccaagcacaaaaaacaaatctcacaagctttggacagaaccaaggtcttgcatggtcctcggactcaaacctatggggaaaccaagtacaagagataaatatcacaagttttggacagaaccaaggtcttgtatggtcctcggactcaaacctatgggaaaaccaactactcgtaaggaaaaactacattacgtagaatttggattcatctgaggaaaACTCTCCACTCGCCATTGGGTCAGTTCCCAAATTGCGGGGATTCGCAAGTCTGTTCTTAGATCTACAGCACCAAGGGAATCGATGCGACGTAGGGCAATACGTCACCTGAGAAACgatttgagttctttaccctccgtcaactcctcggacg
The Quercus lobata isolate SW786 chromosome 10, ValleyOak3.0 Primary Assembly, whole genome shotgun sequence DNA segment above includes these coding regions:
- the LOC115962427 gene encoding protein GRAVITROPIC IN THE LIGHT 1-like is translated as MPETDNISSSKPPQISEMFTKFAQAFKSKTFEFFTEIEPIDDSDGYSLLDSAEEVITDQKVVVIKPDPTRQAPSFGIEPTPPPSAITRPWSQTQMKTVDTQVSQTLISSVFATVSSFEASYFQLQTAHVPFVEENVKEADRALVSHLHRLSEFKQFYKDLVKNPDFDADLGIGSCLEAQVQENQSKLRILGTVSNRLQSEIDQKDNEVLALKKKLGEIRKSNLKLSKKLSGNFDSSCEVFLSVRVFDSVLHDACRATHRFTKILIELMTKAMWDLDLAANSVYLDIEYAKKGHNRYAFLSYVCLGMFRGFDLKGFGLGENDIVCNGHVLNSEKNGTSMKQLLEHVSSNPMELLSMNQSCDFSKFCENKYQELVNPTMESSIFSNLAHKEVILNSWKSLSVFYDSFVRMASSIWTLHKLAFSFDPVVEIFQVERGVDFSMVYMEDVTRRCILPGKTRAKVGFTVVPGFKIGRTIIQAQVYLNGLKCTELGVDEVANCGNGSEQDRFIR